A window from Topomyia yanbarensis strain Yona2022 unplaced genomic scaffold, ASM3024719v1 HiC_scaffold_4, whole genome shotgun sequence encodes these proteins:
- the LOC131695503 gene encoding glutamate dehydrogenase, mitochondrial-like: MWSSLGKFNLLGRPITRRPPAHCLQHTIPNELEKIPKEKDPQFSKMVQYFYHNACVKLEPRLVEYLKKYPRMSEEERRNRVRAIIQIAGGTANTLEIRFPVMRDSGQYEIMTGYRSHHSLHRLPVKGGIRYSSDVTRDEVQALSSLMTFKCACVHVPFGGAKGGIRIDPGKYSPKELQNITRRYTIELAKKNFIGPGIDVPAPDMGTSSREMSWIADQYSKTIGHRDINALAIVTGKPLHQGGIRGRTEATGRGVFIATNCFVREKEWMKAIGVEPGLEGKTVIFQGFGNVGMYGAKFFHEAGCKVIGIQEIDVSLLNEDGIDVEGLIKYKEINNTIKGFPNATETEDDLLIYPCDILVPAAVEKSINSDNAGKIQAKIIAEGANGPTTPAADKILLNRKILVIPDLYCNAGGVTASYFEYLKNINHISFGKLSFRQESENLREVLKSVQESLKEASVCVDVTATDVLKHYLDNANEADVVASGLKYVLETAGRGIMAVANQHKLCLDLRTAAYIWSVEKIFKTYDGSGLAV, from the coding sequence ATGTGGTCATCTCTTGGTAAATTTAACCTTCTCGGGCGACCTATCACCCGACGACCACCGGCCCATTGCCTTCAACATACCATACCGAACGAGCTGGAGAAAATCCCCAAGGAAAAGGACCCCCAGTTTTCCAAAATGGTACAGTACTTCTATCACAACGCCTGCGTCAAGCTGGAACCTCGTTTGGTCGAATATCTCAAAAAATACCCGCGCATGAGCGAGGAAGAGCGTCGGAATCGAGTTCGCGCCATCATCCAGATTGCCGGCGGTACGGCCAATACGCTGGAAATTCGTTTTCCAGTGATGCGTGATAGCGGACAGTACGAGATTATGACCGGTTACCGCTCGCATCACTCACTGCATCGGCTTCCGGTCAAGGGTGGTATCCGGTATTCAAGTGATGTAACCCGGGATGAGGTACAAGCCCTGTCCTCGTTGATGACGTTCAAGTGCGCTTGTGTGCATGTTCCGTTCGGAGGAGCGAAAGGTGGTATCCGAATCGACCCCGGTAAGTACAGTCCCAAAGAGTTACAGAACATCACCCGGAGGTACACAATCGAGCTAGCGAAGAAAAATTTTATCGGTCCGGGTATTGATGTTCCCGCGCCGGACATGGGTACCAGTTCTCGGGAGATGTCTTGGATTGCGGATCAGTATAGCAAGACCATCGGACATAGAGATATTAATGCGCTGGCGATCGTTACCGGGAAGCCTCTACATCAGGGTGGAATCCGTGGCCGAACAGAGGCGACTGGAAGGGGAGTGTTCATTGCTACCAACTGTTTCGTTCGGGAGAAAGAATGGATGAAAGCGATTGGAGTAGAACCGGGCCTAGAAGGAAAAACTGTTATCTTTCAAGGTTTCGGGAATGTCGGAATGTATGGTGCAAAATTTTTCCATGAAGCCGGTTGTAAAGTAATTGGGATTCAGGAAATTGACGTGTCGCTTTTGAATGAGGATGGCATAGACGTCGAGGGGTTGATCAAATACAAAGAAATTAACAATACTATTAAAGGGTTTCCGAACGCAACAGAAACGGAAGATGATTTGCTGATTTATCCATGTGACATCCTCGTGCCGGCAGCAGTAGAAAAATCAATCAATTCTGATAACGCGGGAAAAATTCAGGCTAAAATAATTGCGGAAGGTGCAAATGGTCCCACTACACCGGCAGCCGATAAGATCCTTTTGAATCGGAAAATTCTGGTCATTCCGGATTTGTACTGTAACGCTGGTGGCGTCACGGCTTCGTActttgaatatttgaaaaacATCAACCACATTTCGTTTGGAAAGCTATCCTTCCGACAGGAGTCGGAAAACTTGCGCGAGGTTCTGAAATCCGTTCAGGAATCACTTAAAGAGGCCTCAGTTTGTGTGGATGTGACTGCAACGGATGTACTGAAGCACTATTTGGACAATGCCAACGAAGCCGATGTCGTGGCCTCCGGGTTGAAGTATGTGCTGGAAACAGCTGGCCGCGGTATCATGGCCGTTGCAAATCAACACAAACTCTGTTTGGATCTGCGTACAGCCGCGTACATCTGGTCGGTGGAGAAGATTTTCAAGACCTACGATGGGTCGGGGCTGGCCGTTTAG